TACGGGCATATATCTTGCCCATGATGTAATGACCAAGCACGCTGCCTGCCCCGCCGCGCAATACCCTGGATGTCTCGCCAAAATCCTTATTCTCTGCTTTACTTCCGGGGTATGGTTTATACCAGGCATCCACCCATTCCATTATATTTCCGCCCATATCATATACGCCGTAGTAACTCTTATCTGTTTCAAAGCTTCCAACAGCCGTTGTAGCTCCTTTAGTGAGGTTTGCCTTTTTTTCATCATATTCATCACCCCATGGATAT
The DNA window shown above is from Deltaproteobacteria bacterium and carries:
- a CDS encoding SUMF1/EgtB/PvdO family nonheme iron enzyme → YPWGDEYDEKKANLTKGATTAVGSFETDKSYYGVYDMGGNIMEWVDAWYKPYPGSKAENKDFGETSRVLRGGAGSVLGHYIMGKIYARTSSRRYYFPVGAGNDGGIRCAKSSEVK